The proteins below come from a single Drosophila kikkawai strain 14028-0561.14 chromosome 3R, DkikHiC1v2, whole genome shotgun sequence genomic window:
- the Mettl3 gene encoding N(6)-adenosine-methyltransferase MT-A70-like protein, with product MADVWDIKSLKTKRNTLREKLEKRKKERIEILSDIQEDLTNPKKELVEADLEVQKEVLQSLSACSLALPIVSTQVVEKIPGSTLEMVNFILGKLASRGAIGIRNVTIGTETGCEIISVQPKELKEILDDTNDTCQQREEEAKRKMADLAENEDEDQPQEKTPKLDTSATRKESTSLDAPDDIMMLLSMPSTREKQSKQVGEEILELLTKPTAKERSVAEKFKSHGGAQVMEFCSHGTKVECLKAQQATAEMAAKKKQERRDDKDLRTDVEAGTSSSGKLPKSADSVAEDGEIIPEVIEVESQESTDGSDTSGSETTDKCTKLHFKKIIQAHTDESLGDCSFLNTCFHMATCKYVHYEVDTLPHINTNKPTDVKTKLSLKRSIDSSCTLYPPQWIQCDLRFLDMTVLGKFAVVMADPPWDIHMELPYGTMSDDEMRALGVPALQDDGLIFLWVTGRAMELGRDCLKLWGYERVDELIWVKTNQLQRIIRTGRTGHWLNHGKEHCLVGMKGNPTNLNRGLDCDVIVAEVRATSHKPDEIYGIIERLSPGTRKIELFGRPHNIQPNWITLGNQLDGIRLVDPELITQFQKRYPDGNCMSPATASAAAINGIQK from the exons ATGGCCGATGTGTGGGACATAAAATCACTGAAGACGAAGCGGAACACGCTTCGCGAGAAGCTGGAGAAACGGAAGAAGGAGCGCATCGAGATACTCTCGGACATTCAGGAGGACCTCACGAATCCCAAGAAGGAACTCG TTGAGGCAGACCTGGAAGTGCAGAAGGAGGTGCTGCAGTCGCTCAGTGCCTGCTCCCTGGCCCTGCCCATTGTGTCCACCCAGGTTGTAGAGAAGATTCCTGGCAGCACCTTGGAGATGGTCAACTTTATACTGGGAAAACTAGCCAGCCGGGGTGCAATCGGCATACGGAACGTGACCATCGGGACGGAGACCGGTTGCGAGATCATCTCGGTTCAGCCGAAAGAGCTGAAGGAGATTCTGGACGACACCAACGACACCTGTCAGCAAAGAGAAGAGGAGGCGAAAAGAAAAA TGGCCGATCTGGCGGAGAACGAGGATGAGGATCAGCCGCAGGAAAAGACTCCAAAACTGGACACCAGTGCGACGCGCAAGGAATCCACCAGCCTTGACGCCCCCGACGACATCATGATGCTTTTATCCATGCCCTCAACACGCGAGAAGCAAAGCAAGCAGGTGGGCGAGGAGATCCTGGAGCTGCTTACGAAGCCCACAGCCAAGGAGCGATCCGTGGCGGAGAAGTTTAAATCGCATGGCGGAGCGCAGGTCATGGAGTTCTGCTCCCACGGCACCAAGGTTGAGTGCCTTAAGGCTCAGCAGGCCACCGCCGAAATGGCCGCTAAAAAGAAACAGGAGCGCAGGGACGACAAGGATCTACGCACGGATGTAGAGGCGGGGACCAGCAGTAGCGGAAAGTTGCCAAAATCTGCAGACTCCGTAGCTGAGGATGGTGAGATAATCCCCGAGGTGATCGAGGTCGAATCGCAGGAATCTACCGATGGCAGCGATACCTCCGGTAGCGAGACAACAGACAAGTGCACCAAGCTCCACTTCAAAAAAATCATTCAGGCGCACACGGACGAGTCGCTTGGGGATTGTAGCTTTCTCAACACCTGCTTCCACATGGCCACCTGCAAGTACGTTCACTACGAGGTGGACACCCTGCCGCATATCAACACCAACAAGCCGACGGATGTTAAGACGAAGCTAAGCCTCAAGCGCAGCATCGACTCCAGCTGCACGCTGTATCCGCCGCAATGGATTCAATGCGATCTGCGCTTCCTGGACATGACAGTTCTGGGCAAGTTTGCGGTGGTCATGGCTGATCCGCCCTGGGATATCCACATGGAGCTACCCTACGGCACAATGTCGGATGATGAAATGCGAGCCTTGGGTGTGCCCGCTCTTCAGGACGACGGACTAATCTTCCTTTGGGTCACAGGCAGAGCCATGGAGCTAGGCCGCGACTGCCTCAAGCTGTGGGGCTACGAACGTGTGGACGAGCTCATTTGGGTGAAGACCAACCAGCTGCAACGGATTATACGCACGGGACGCACTGGTCATTGGCTTAACCACGGCAAGGAGCACTGCCTAGTGGGCATGAAGGGGAATCCCACTAATCTGAACCGGGGCCTCGACTGTGACGTGATCGTGGCCGAGGTGCGGGCCACCTCGCACAAGCCGGACGAGATCTATGGCATCATCGAGCGCCTCAGTCCTGGCACCCGAAAAATCGAGCTGTTCGGCCGTCCCCACAATATCCAACCAAACTGGATAACGCTGGGCAATCAGCTGGACGGCATTCGGCTGGTGGATCCCGAGCTGATCACACAGTTCCAAAAGCGATATCCCGATGGCAATTGCATGTCCCCAGCAACGGCAAGTGCAGCGGCCATTAACGGAATTCAGAAGTAA